One region of Carya illinoinensis cultivar Pawnee chromosome 8, C.illinoinensisPawnee_v1, whole genome shotgun sequence genomic DNA includes:
- the LOC122319253 gene encoding auxin-responsive protein IAA33-like: MNSFDSQRQDSLKRRWLEMRNVSSTPTSSGADVGNLKNNPRGFLGPDDDLVSNVVPPVTIVLEGRSICHRISLHKHASYHSLAKALRQMFVDGADPGLTSENELDLSNAIPGHLIAYEDIENDLLLAGDLSWKDFVRVAKRIRILPVKSNSRKGI; this comes from the exons atgAATAGTTTTGATTCTCAGAGACAAGATTCCTTGAAAAGGAGATGGCTAGAAATGAGAAATGTCAGTTCAACTCCAACTTCTTCCGGAGCGGACGTGGGAAACCTTAAAAACAATCCTCGAGGCTTCCTCGGACCTGATGATGATCTTGTCTCCAATGTAGTCCCGCCGGTGACAATTGTGCTCGAAGGTCGTTCGATCTGCCACCGCATTAGTCTTCATAAGCATGCAAGTTACCATAGCCTAGCTAAGGCCCTGAGGCAGATGTTTGTGGATGGTGCAGATCCTGGACTCACTTCGGAGAATGAGCTTGATCTGTCTAATGCCATTCCCGGGCATCTCATCGCTTATGAAGACATAGAAAATGATCTTCTTCTCGCCGGGGACCTCAGTTGGAA GGACTTCGTACGTGTGGCGAAGAGAATTCGAATACTGCCAGTGAAGTCAAATTCAAGGAAGGGAATATAG